The DNA window NNNNNNNNNNNNNNNNNNNNNNNNNNNNNNNNNNNNNNNNNNNNNNNNNNNNNNNNNNNNNNNNNNNNNNNNNNNNNNNNNNNNNNNNNNNNNNNNNNNNNNNNNNNNNNNNNNNNNNNNNNNNNNNNNNNNNNNNNNNNNNNNNNNNNNNNNNNNNNNNNNNNNNNNNNNNNNNNNNNNNNNNNNNNNNNNNNNNNNNattttctggctgaaattgagggagctgagcaaaaatctgagttaggctgaaaaaggactgctgatgctgttggatcttgacctccctgcactcgaaatggattttctggagctacaggagtcccattggcacgctctcaacggcgttggaaagtagacatccagggtctcgatgatttaatacaattcctttgttttccattcaaacacgcttgttcttatctaagatgtttattcgcgcttaattgtgaagaaggtgatgatccgtgacactcatcaccttcctcaatccatgaacgtgtgcctgacaaccacctccgttctacatcagactgaatgaatatctcttagattccccaacagaatcttcgtggtataagccggattgatggcggcattcatgagaatccggaaagtctaaaccttgtctgtggtattccgagtaggattccgggattgaatgactgtgacgtgcttcaaactcctgagggctgggcgttagtgacagacgcaaaagaatcaatggattctattccaacctgattgagaaccgacagatgattagccgtgctgtgacagagcataggaacgttttcactgagaggatgggaagtagccactgacaacggtgacaccctacatagagcttgccatggaaggaacttgcgtgtgagaagaggatttcaaggaagagttgaagttcaaaggacaaagcatctccaaaactccaacatatttcccattactgcacaacaagtaacattattattctctattattttaacttacaattttaagtagtttgtagtttggctttttacaaataaatccaaataacttcattagcctcctgactaagattaataaaataacattgattgcttcaagccaataatctccgtgggatcgacccttactcacgtaaggtattacttggacaacccagtgcacttgctggttagttgaacgaaatTGATTTTGGACCAGGCTCTATTATCATATTCCATAAAGAgatacaatttcgtccaccaacgacccagtacacttgctggttagttgaacggagttgtgtccacacataggtgccataataatgattccatacaacaacaaagaatactacattgatgtgatcacaatttcgtccaccaacagCCTTGCAGGATCGTCCCCCCATCAGCTGAGTCTTCGGTTCTACTATTTCTCGGATCGAATCTGGGTCATTTTCTCTGAAATTTTGTGGGGTATGGGAAATGAGAAGTAGTTCGAATTTGTTTAATTCGAACTCATTATATAGCTCAATTGTtcgtaattcgaaccaatttgGCTCGAATTAGTAGTGGAGCTTAATAatgagtaattcgaaccaattaggTTCGAATTATGTGTTTGAAGTTCGAACCAAATAGGTTCGATTCATGTGCAAATATAGTTCGAACCAAATAGATTCGAATTACATATAAGTATGCTTTGGCTCATTCGTGAATCAATCTTCAATTTGGTTTATTCATGTAAAAACTTTCCTCCCATGGTTTATTTGTGGCTTTTACCctaaagaatataaaaaatattaatttgtgttttcgacaagtattctttaaataatatcatttttaacAAGTTAATTCCTACTTATAATAAACTCTGCCATTTAGTCCAAAGACtagataaattattaatataataaaaaaatttagctgattaatattttttagttgataattttatttctttcttttaaaaagaaaaaaaatattaattagttgattttctttttctttcttttagttaaatctTAATCACATGTAGACTACAAAATTATTGATCATGTAACATaacttatatataattattcaaattaaagtttaaatatATTGAACCTTGTTTTCTTTGAGAACCTATACTACTATGGCCCTATGGGTGTGTTTGAATTTGTGTTGGAGAAGAGAGAAGCGAGTTTGAGCTTTTTGAAcgcttcatttttgtgtttgGCAACATTTTTATACTCTAAACGTAGAAGTGATTTTTACGTTTACCAAAAActataaattttaacttttctGTTTAACTTTTCACGTTGGATTAAAAATTATGTTCTATGTATCAATTATATTCTTCATTATTCatatgtttgtttttttataatattttttctaatactctcttatacatattattattttttataaaacttctgtttttttttctgtttatatgagtttttttattgttattgttattttttttacatggaATATTTTCTTACTTTGTATTATGATTCTATTAATCCTGTTAGAGTACTAAAGAATATTGAgagtactaaaaaaatatcaaaatttatttaaatatttaaaataaaattataagataacataaaataattatttaaattcatgtccttttctgtaattttttacctaaaagtgattttgaataatgtaatccaaataatatttagtttactataatccattttgaataaaaattgctAAACATAAACCACGTTAATACTAACTCACTTTTggtcaaaatcaattttatacaaaCTTCAGTTTACAAAttgtaatccaaacacacactataTCATTTGTAGTTGATTTTCTTCTGTCTAGTTGAATACATgtttctattaaaattagttttgatatgttgttaatataaaaatatcttccagttacacatttaaatatttttgacaaTCAAATTTAACTAGGTTGTtccaaattcaataaaaatcacaTTCATAACATTAGCGTATACACACACGCATTTCAATAAcgtaaaatatatcttttttcgtcttcgtcttcttcttcttttccttctcttcctcctcctccttttaaATTTGTGCACGTAAATTCTTTTTTCGTTATCGTCATCACCAATAACACCAATATTTTGCTAACATTTTTATTGTTTCTGATTTTTTCTGTgctatcattaaataattttgattcattttttagtttatttcagttcatttgtgaattaattgaggttcactactaataagtattgaccaaattttttatctcttaaataattttggtttatttcttagtttaattgaggttcatttgaaTCTATAAATAAATTGTATATGTTTTTGTTGATAATTGAGTCTTTTTAACTGTTTGTTCTAAATTGAACTGATTTTGATTCATTTACGTGTCAATTGAGGTTCACCTGATGCTTAAGTAATTTTGATTCATTTCTTAgttttgaccaaattttttattccttaagtaatTTTGATTCATTTCTTAGTTTGTTTGAGGTTTATTTAGATCCAGAAATGAATTTGTTATGTTTGTATTAATTGAAATTCACTTGATGCTGCTGATAAgaattgaccaaattttttaacaaagaaaaatgaaattattcattatcaatttattcaattgcattagatttcACTCTATTCCATTCAATCAGTTCAAATTTGAACAAGCAgtaaaaaaaactcaattatcaacaaaatttatcaaattcattttggatccaaatgaacctcaattaaactaagaaatgaaccgaaattatttaagaaataaaaaaaaattttgtcaatACTTATCAGTATCATCAAGTGAGCCTCAGTTAGTGcataaatgaaccgaaattaattcAGATTTAAACAAATAGTCAAAAAGTCTCAATCATTAACAAAAACACATTAAATTCATTTCTGGATCCAATTGAACCACAATTAAACTAAGAATTGAAccgaaattatttaaaaaaataaaaaaattggttaataCTTATCACTAGTATAAAGTAAatctcaattaacacacaaataaactgaaataaattaagaaataaatcaaaattatttaatgatagcATAAGAGAACATCAAAACTAATAAAGATGTTTGCAAAATGGTATTATTagtgatgaaaaaggaaaaaaaaaagaaagagaaaaaaaaaagaaggagaagaaagaggagaaagagaaagagaaagagaaggtgcgtaatttaaaaagttattataaCGATTtggttaaatttaattaaatattttacttaaatataaagctttattgataaaaatatttacacatatattaaatcatatcttatcaCATTAGTTAGAATTCTATTAGGATTACAAGTTTAAAAACCATTTATACCAATAGAGGCACTATGTATAAAAAGAAATcataatcttttaatttttactattaaggatttatttttttcaaaatctttaatgCGAGTTGTGCATCCAACAATAAATAGATTTTTACACCAATATACTATACAATTATTACACCATAATctacttaattaaataataagagaggaataaaatattaatgtttggtAGCAATCATACCCAGCATAATTCCAAGCAAAACTAGGTGCTTAGTCCAACCACTCCATGAATGATAATGATATTAACACATCCCACTAACATAACAAAACATAAACATCACTCTTATAAATACAACCCCTCAAGCACACATTTCCACTCCCCAAATTCTCACAAACAAATTAACAAACACCTCCCCTTCACTCACTAAACAACAACTTTTCCGATCATGTTGATGTTGGGGAAGAGGCCCAGCCCAATGATCGGAAAGTTGTCCGAATTATTGGTCTCCGGAGGAGGCCGTGCAGCCGCGGTGCTTCTAGACACCGCGGCAACCGGTAGCCCAAGAAGCCCCTTGGATATGAAAGCCCAGCAATCATCGCCAAGGGGCTTAAAGGGCTATGATCTCGGTGGTGTTGGTCTCAAAAttgtggtggctcttgataacGAAGAGTTGCCCAAACGCACCGTTTGTGTCCCGAATCTGACCCGATCGAAGCCGATCCCGGTTTGTTCCATGAGAAAGCCAGATGGGTTCCAAAGGGTTTCTccaaacgagaattttgacgtGGGTGGAAGCTTGGAAGATTACACGTACGTGACATGCCACGTGCCTAACAAGACCTTCACTAAGGTGTACTATGATGGTGGTTATAGTGATGTTCCAAGACATGTACGGtgctacaacaacaacaaaggcgAAGAATTAGACGCTGGTGTTCTTAGAACCCCATCATCAGATTTTGTTGAACCTTCATGCGAACCAGTATTCCCCACATCAAATTTTCTGAGTTCATGCCATTTATGCAGAAAGAAACTTGATGGCAAAGACATATACATGTACAGGTAACGATTATTTTGATGTTTGGCAAGTGATACATATACCGGATGGAGTTTGGTTAATAATTGTTTGTGGATATGGCGTGTGCAGAGGAGAGAAAGGGTTTTGTAGCCCAGAGTGTCGTTCAAGACAGATGATGATGGAGGAACGCAAAGAGCTTTGTAGATCAGAAGCTGTAGAACTGTCATGGGAAGAACAAATATTCTCAACCGGGATTCTTGCCCTTTAATATAATCAATATACAACTCTATTTATCTACGTACATATATAGTGTACTATTAATTTGAGGCAGCTTGATTATCACTGTAaccataaaaagaaaattttgatcgGAAATAATGCTAGAGGATTCCGTTCCGTTGTACTTTTCCTGTATGCTAGTATGTTGCCAATAATTATCATGAACATGAGATGTCAAGTTTTTCTTCTTAAGTCCGTGGATACATTTAATCAAAGAATTTTTCTGGTGTGTGATAATAAATGTGACATTTGAGTTGAAAGCAACGGGAGTGGACTATGACGATGGAACCCACTGCCCACTTGCCATGGGCCCTACCATCCCCACTAACAAGCTAAGGATCACAAAAGTAGCCAACATAAATCATCAACACTTGATCAAAATCCCAGCTACTTTATGCTTCGCAACTCCCCTTTTAATTGTTCTTCCGAATATGCCATTAGCATATTGTATAAACCATTCTTTCTGGAAACAAAATGTATACAGAGAAATGCACCGGATTATTCAGTTTTTGCTCCGCACATCGGATAAAACATTAGGGCATGGAAGACAATTATTAAGGATACAAATAAACTTCActaatttgagaaaaaaaattaaaatctgatTAAAGCATGCTTTATATCTCAATCAAGAATTTAAATTGGCACAATCAATATAAGAGAGTTCATAAACATTTATTCGTTTATTAACATGTACACGAAAGCATTTGATTAGTGAGTATTGTCTTATTATGTTATGCCTTCAAACTAGTATAACTCTGGCCAAATTCATTTGCTGTTCATTTTAATTCTTTCCATTCTATATAAGCAAAGCAAAAATTACGAATTATACCATGCTTTATGCAAAAATAATTGTAATATGGTCCCAAAGCAGTTTATAGGTACTGTTGGTCACCCAAGAGTTAAACTAAATCTTGAACATATCCGCTTCCTTAACCTTTTCAGGCTCCAATCCTATTAGTTTGGGTTTAAcaattttctttagttttagAGCTAGCATAGTTGGCGTTCATTGGCATTAAAGATTAGAATATTACCAACTACCAAGTATCGTGGTCTCTCATTAAGAGCAAAATGGAGGTATCGTGTGTGTAATCTTTAGTCTCGCTAACAAACTAAAAATCATGGAATCAACAAGGCAAAACGGCCTACTTAACATCTATGTTTGAAGACCTTCTATAGAGGAAACCTGAGTAAGTTTGAGTATTTCTCCCGCAAGTGGAACTTGGCACATCTTTCGAGCATagtttatagaaaaatattaaaggtTTAAAACATTTTGACACGGCGAGCAggttttaatttgttatatattagGAAAAACACAATCATCGGCCACCCAACAGAATCATGCAATCTTTCCAATTAGAAAACAAGAGACACTATCAGTGCACACAGGACCAATTATAGTAATACACATGTACAAAAGCATAAATAGACGTACAACCAGCAACCGAAAAAATTATCTAATGGAAAGAGCTAAACATACGGGTGgaaggaagagaagagagaaaagagaaagaggggGGGGGGGGGGGACTCCCTTCTTTAACTAGGGGAGTTGCATAACACAATTTACTGATAGTACATAAGGTGCTGGTTAGGAGCACCCATTCCCATGGCTGCCTGCTTCATGGCAGCATGCTGATTCTGCTGATGCATAAGCGCCGCATGCGCACCACCCATCTTGCTCAGAGCCATTTGACGTTCATACGCTGCAAGTCCCACAGGAGAAAAGCCAGGCACATGTGCAGTACTAGGTAGGGGAAGAGGAGTAGAGGCTGTTCCAGGAGGAGTGGGCTTGCTACCCCATGAACACTGCCGAAACACCAAAAATTTGGATCAGATACAATGCCATTATGCAGAGCCTTTTGAGTATGAAAGATTCCATTTTCCATGACAAAATTTATAGCAAGTTGTTTTGAGAGTTTGCGAGACAGGAGTTCCACGGTCAATAAGCTAGTTGGAATTTCACcagatcaaataataataataataataataaagcctCCAGTTGACAGCAAAATCCAGTTTAATAAACCCCTTAAACTTGAGATAGGAAAATATGAAAACAACCAAGTCATATGCCACTAACGCCATCTTAAATAACACAGAGAATAGCAATACGGCATCAAAGATAATAGAATTATCGGCAAACAAATATCCTGCAAACAGCATACCTTGACAGGTTTGCCAAACAGAATCCGAGCATTACCCATCTGGATAGCAAGAGCTGCTTCATCATGTGTACTGTATCTCACAAATCCAAAACCTTTGTCTCGTTGCACCCTAACATCTTCAATAATTCCAACACCAAGGGCATGAaaatggtgatgaagatcaacaGATGTAACCTGCAATTTCAATACCTATGAGAACTTCTAAAAAGTAATTTTCGATAAAGCTTAATTTGCATGAATATGTCGCATTTTATAGCTAGCAACCTAGCATATCTGTACTGCTAATACAGACAACTGACTGCCAAAGCACTCCACCTTTCAATAAAGCTGTAAGACTAGGTTATATCAAAatggccaaaaaaaaaaaaacccttgcCTCTGGAGCGAGATTGCCAACATAAACAGTGGTATATTGAGGATTCTTCTCTGGTGCATCATCACTGGTTACTTGCTGCGCTTCTTCTGCAATTAGAGAACAAGATAACCATGAAATGAAAATCATCCACCAAGCATAATCTACAATCAGGCAACTACAAACAATAAATGGAAAAGTATCCCTacatcaaaaaaataattatttgaaaaacATCAACTATGAAATATTATGATACACATCAGCAGCATGAACACATAATATACTGAAGTGCCACCTTAAAatgataataagaaaaaaaatcatgatgTAGATCTCATAGGAGCTTTCAAAAAGTAGGCAACGAATTCAACAATTTCTACAGTCAACTCGGTAATCTCACCCGATGTTCCATTAGTTAACTCCACAACACTTTTAGAATCCGAACTCTGCTTTTCATCATTGCTGTTAGCCCCTTTAGTGGCCCAGTTACAACGTATCTGTCTACTTCCAAGCCACTTACCTAAAGTGTCAGAAAAATACTAGAAGTTTCATAAACAATAGAAGGTGCTAATGTGTGAACTACAAACTAGGAATgggcaaaaataaaaacagcagCTTATAAATCCAAGGAAAACTATCATTATCAATGATGAGAACCTCATCACCACAAATATTTTCTCAACACTGATATAATTGGGGAAAAAAGGGTTATTTGATCCTTCAGCCCAAATATCTGGCCAATTAGGCCCCCGTCATCAGTTCCCCCCACCTGAGGCCTCGGCAGTAACAATATGGAGCAACATATATTAAATTTCACACAGTTCCTGAATAAGGTTTTCTATTATTAAGCTATCACATGGTTATAGCTTGTAGCAAGATTTGATATCATAAGTTttccaaatatatatatatacaatgtTCCATTAAGGtgtaaagaagaaaaatatgtgATGAAAGAGACAAATTTTCTATAACAAATATAACATATAACAGACATAAACCAAAGACACAATGAGAGAGATAAAAATCTAGCAATTCCAAAACAAAAATCTTACCAGTTAAATCATTTATGGCACTTTGGGCATCCTGATAAAGtatattacaaaataaagaCGCTACATTAGCATGACAAACACACAAAATAATCCCAAAGAATATTAAGATAGGAAGAGAAAAATGTAATAAGTTGAAGATTTCATGCCTGCTGATTTCGAAAAGAAACAAAGCCAAATCCCCTGGACCGCCCTGTTTTCTGATCCCACATTACCTTCGCATCTCTGAAATCAATTTATCACAAGTTTATTGTTATTATGAATTGAATTCAGGTACATACTCAAGTCAAATTACTTCTCACGTCATGTTACATGTAACCTACAATAACAAAATGACATTTAGAAACTTACGAACAAGTGGGATACACAGAGAAGCAAGCAAACAAGGTTGCATCTGTAACCTCAGGGCTAAGGTCaccaacaaaaatattaaaatgaccTGAatccaaaacaaaacaaagggTAAAGTTGTTATTCCACAAAACAAGAACTGTAATAAGACATTGCAAAGTACATTTCaaggaaaaatatatatatgtaaccTGAAGTATCCTCTCTCTGGCTGCTAGCATAAGCCCAGTTAACCTTAATAGGCTGGCCAAAGCTGCATAGTACATGCAACACATCATAATATGAATCTAGTAGAAGCTGTTCCATatctcaaacaaaaaattaaaatcaaacttACATGTGCCTTCCGTTGAGAGTTACAATTGCAAATGCAGCTGCACTGCGATCAAAGTAATCAACAAAGCCATAGGACGACTGCAAATTAAATGATTGAAGAAAACCATCATTGTGAGATGAGAAAGAAATACGTAGAAATATCTATTTCCAATAGCTGACAGGAATCATGGACTCAACTGTAAGTCATTTTATTGcatttaaaaagaatattaagaAAACTGACCTTATCTTTCCTAATGAGCTTGCATCCTTCAAGTGCGCCTGCACTTGAAAAAAGCTCTTGAAGAAGGGATTCTGAAACCTGAGGATGAATGTTGCCAACATAGCTGCATTTCATCAAATTTGATAAACGATTagcaaattaaaaaatcaatacaCATCAAAGAAAAGCGCTTCATAAACCTAGAATATAAGAGAGTCAACTTGCCAACTACAAATACATAAACCAAGCAGAAACTTTTTTTGAGAAGAATTCTTGCAAAGgatataataaattatctaAGAGGCAGTGAAGTCAACGAGCCACTTCCTTACGGTACTAAAATACGGGAAGATGAACATGTCGAACTAAACAAAAATACTcgacattttaaaataatattttttttaaaaaaaagtaataaaatgttCATTAACACTCACACACTGCGGCATGAACTTGAATCAAAGCCAGGAGGCAGATTTCCACTCAAGATAGGCTCAATctgcaaaataaaaatgtaaaaacaaaggggaaaaaaactaaaatcaaaATCATCTACTATTCTACTCTCCTCACAAGTAATCTAACTAAAACAATAGGAATCATAGCGTGAGTACCCAGCGTTCCACCTAAATTCTAGGGTAATTCAAACGTATCTAATCTAATcccaaaacataacaaaaaagcTTGAGCTTGACGAAATAGCTGAAAATTTAAGCAGCAAACAGTAATCACAAAGAAAACATGCTAAATTTTGAGAAGAAATGAAGCtgaaaaaaatcaacaattaaaaacaaataaataaagagtagATGAACCTGTGGAGGAGTTAGGAGAGCAGGGTGGTGGTAGAGAGAGTGCTGCATCATAGCATGCTGTCTCAACCTGTGTTGCTGCATCTTCGATTCCTAGGGTTAGGGTTTGAAGACGATGATGAAAGGATAATAACAAAAgggaagaacaaaaaaaaaggaaacggAACAAATCAAAGttgaaaacacaaaatataagacaaacaaaaaaaaaaagagagaaaacaaaaaggaaaaaaaaaaagaaaaaaaagggaaaagaaaaaaccCCTCGAAAGGGAGAGGGTGTGAGAGAAAACAGAGACAAACAAAGACGAAGAAGATGATACTGGAGAGGGACTCAGTCTCAGATACACTTACCCCCCTTTTAatacttcaaaaataaaataaaaaataaaaaacaaacaaactaaCTTCAATAATATTTTCCATTAAAAGAAATGGGGCCGGGGGTGAAAATGGAAAAGCATCCCAAAGCGTTTGCGGATAGATttcttttacatattttttaggggagttttttttttttctttttaaaataccaCGGCAAATAGGTTGTGTTTCACTGTACTGACCCTGTATTCAattgaactatttttttttttcggtaaatcttttgttgttttaaattacaaaaaaaagaaaaagaaaaatactcaACTAGCTCTCTTGTTTCTGGCCTGAGTACTAGCTTTGTTTTGTCATACTTTAGTTAAACTAACTTGGATTTTTGTCCAAATCATACTGGTCTGAAAATTATGTTCTTGTTTGTTGTTTAGTTTTTGAAGAATCTTGTTGGAATAAAAACAGGGAAGTTCAATACCAATTCCATTATGCCGAAAAGAATCAAACAATAAAATAGGGCACTCTTTCTTTTTTGGTCATGGATTGGGTTGGACCCAGCCAACCAAACCAAGAAAGAAGACCCAGGTAAAGTTGTAGCAACTACATGACCAAATCGAAGGTTGTAGCAACAGGCAAgtgataaaaaattaagaatataaCAACTGGGCCTAAAGTGTACTCAATGTAAGTATCTtgacaaaaaatataacatgtttGATGGGGCAACCAAAAATACcaattcttatatatttttcgtTTCTTAGAATTATAAGTTCAATTTAAAATCTTAGTtcctgtccaaaaaaaaaatcttacttTGTTGTATGATACTATATTACTATGATAGTGATATCTACATATGCGTATAGTTAGGCCTTCGGTTTTATGTGAAATGTTATTTTGTtctattgttattgttattagttTTTGTGGCTgtagaaaaattctaattaagaGAGGAAAAAAGTGTTTGTTTATACCTTATACCTTATGGTTCTTGGCatcttagaagaaaaagaaaaattctatTCTCTGATTTGATAAACACCCTCCCTTCTcgtcacttttttcttttttcacttgAGAAATGGAAAAATAAGTGCACATAAAATGGTAGAAAAGTTGTCAATCTAGTGCCACTGCCTTGAAGAACGAAAATTCTTATATATTTAGTCGCAACACACAAAACATGCTTTTGACCTAATAAGATACGTGTGTGCAACTAATTCATTTCActatctatatattttttattttttgaaaaaattaatctcATTTTTCTGTAAAAGGTGAATGACCATCTTATATTAggcataaatatttttttgttttatgttttttattttctacaaaattattcttcaaattttgatcctaaaatattaaaaagtgtttattttaatattctttcGTTAGTTAGTGTGTTTGTGCCATTAAATAATAATGTAGGACATTTTACCatgttaataatttaatattaacatttaacttattatgtaatgaaaaagctaataacaaaaacaaacaaacctttattaaaattttgttggatcaaaactaaaataaaaaattgaatatttagGGATAAAAAAGTTATTAATCTTAAGCATCTATAGctataataattttgtttaagtAGATTAAACACATGTTTTCAATTTGTCTCTAAAATGGTTAAAAAAAACTACCACATGTTCGGTAATTATTAAGTACCATTACTCAACCAGATCTCCTTCATGTTTggctaatttttattttcttcttcgtATGTACCTAAAAAGATTATTAGAGGCTTGTATACATAAGATGTTCTCTCATAATGAAATACACAaggaaaattataaaaaagagtaCCATTTAGTTCATACTAGTTGTCTGGTTTAAAGTAtaggaaaatttttaaatatacctCGAAAACgagtgttttaattattttaatcattaattttaattaatatattatatatttttttataattcatatcaaccgttaaaatatatatttgtttcAGATATACTAGAAACTtcctaaaatatatatttgttgcCTTCTTTGGCTTATAACATTGGCTGAAAATGAGTAAATTTGTTTTCTCTATCTTATCTCCAAGAAAGAATTATTTCTACATGCCAAAATAATGTTATCGGACTCTCTCGCATCAATATAGCTGTAAAATAGTGATGCCACATCATTCAAGAATAGTGGCAGAAAATGGGAAGAAGGTGCGCAGTTATAAAGGGCACAAGCACTCACGTACCCTAACTTCAAAATCTTAGGTGGTTGAGGCATGCGATACAGTTGCCAAAAGACGGGACCCACTTAGTGACACCACTCCAACTTTGACCAATTTCCTCCCTTTCCTTGAACCACCACATATAAATTAGTAGTTTGACTCCCAAAACGTGTTAATCATTTTGCTTTATCACAATTATTATCAGATTTGGAtatcatataatattttattaaagattaattttattatcatttcGGTTGATGAGGAAAGGAATTATTAACAAGAGggaaaaaattcataaaaacttaaaagaaaTGGAATGAAATAGTATTGAATCCAAAATGTTTGAGATACTAATAATTACAAGGAAAGAAATAACTAGGC is part of the Arachis duranensis cultivar V14167 chromosome 1, aradu.V14167.gnm2.J7QH, whole genome shotgun sequence genome and encodes:
- the LOC107458018 gene encoding FCS-Like Zinc finger 14 → MLMLGKRPSPMIGKLSELLVSGGGRAAAVLLDTAATGSPRSPLDMKAQQSSPRGLKGYDLGGVGLKIVVALDNEELPKRTVCVPNLTRSKPIPVCSMRKPDGFQRVSPNENFDVGGSLEDYTYVTCHVPNKTFTKVYYDGGYSDVPRHVRCYNNNKGEELDAGVLRTPSSDFVEPSCEPVFPTSNFLSSCHLCRKKLDGKDIYMYRGEKGFCSPECRSRQMMMEERKELCRSEAVELSWEEQIFSTGILAL
- the LOC107458007 gene encoding oligouridylate-binding protein 1, with the translated sequence MQQHRLRQHAMMQHSLYHHPALLTPPQIEPILSGNLPPGFDSSSCRSVYVGNIHPQVSESLLQELFSSAGALEGCKLIRKDKSSYGFVDYFDRSAAAFAIVTLNGRHIFGQPIKVNWAYASSQREDTSGHFNIFVGDLSPEVTDATLFACFSVYPTCSDAKVMWDQKTGRSRGFGFVSFRNQQDAQSAINDLTGKWLGSRQIRCNWATKGANSNDEKQSSDSKSVVELTNGTSEEAQQVTSDDAPEKNPQYTTVYVGNLAPEVTSVDLHHHFHALGVGIIEDVRVQRDKGFGFVRYSTHDEAALAIQMGNARILFGKPVKCSWGSKPTPPGTASTPLPLPSTAHVPGFSPVGLAAYERQMALSKMGGAHAALMHQQNQHAAMKQAAMGMGAPNQHLMYYQ